A DNA window from Mucilaginibacter xinganensis contains the following coding sequences:
- a CDS encoding ABC transporter substrate-binding protein: protein MWRYLTKNTFKTLYVIAIIFTVSSCTHTPEKKPAFSIGIATWPGFAPGYIGIKKGFFKDLDVKFYIIDDFNARQAAYVSGKTQATIGTIDSYAFDIAHGISGKLALITDQSNGADGIIVKPSIQAVAQLKSKKIAFTRGSPSHFFLLTLLKENGLTMNDITSVQVDDPGKAGEAFLSGNVDGAVTWEPNITQIVQSGKGKILVDTKSKPGILVDAIEFNDGVLANRKGDIQVFIAGWLKSVEYIKSHPDESYKIMADAMKIPSKEFPNMASEIVYADKALNQNWLLADSGRKAKQLFESASEIWYRQGLINKKVSGSGLIIGDFIK from the coding sequence ATGTGGCGCTACCTCACCAAAAATACTTTTAAGACGTTATATGTGATTGCCATAATATTCACGGTGTCGTCTTGTACACATACTCCGGAAAAAAAGCCGGCGTTTTCGATAGGAATCGCTACATGGCCCGGTTTCGCACCTGGTTATATAGGAATCAAGAAAGGTTTTTTTAAGGATTTAGACGTAAAGTTTTATATTATCGACGATTTCAACGCCAGGCAGGCGGCGTATGTGTCGGGTAAAACGCAAGCTACTATTGGAACAATAGATAGCTATGCCTTTGATATTGCGCACGGCATATCAGGAAAACTAGCTTTAATAACCGATCAATCAAACGGGGCCGATGGTATTATTGTTAAGCCGTCCATCCAGGCGGTAGCGCAACTTAAAAGCAAAAAAATAGCATTTACAAGAGGCTCGCCGTCCCACTTCTTTCTGCTGACTTTATTAAAGGAAAATGGATTAACCATGAACGATATCACTTCGGTCCAGGTTGATGATCCAGGAAAGGCGGGTGAAGCCTTTCTCTCAGGTAATGTAGACGGCGCAGTCACCTGGGAACCTAATATTACCCAAATTGTTCAATCAGGAAAAGGTAAGATTCTCGTGGATACAAAATCCAAACCTGGCATTCTTGTCGATGCTATAGAATTCAACGATGGTGTACTTGCGAATCGCAAAGGCGATATTCAAGTGTTCATTGCAGGATGGTTAAAGAGTGTGGAGTATATCAAAAGTCATCCCGATGAGTCTTATAAAATCATGGCGGACGCGATGAAAATCCCGAGTAAAGAATTTCCAAATATGGCATCAGAGATTGTTTACGCTGATAAAGCGTTAAACCAAAACTGGTTGTTGGCTGACAGTGGCCGGAAAGCAAAGCAACTTTTTGAAAGTGCTTCAGAAATTTGGTATCGCCAGGGATTGATCAATAAAAAGGTTAGCGGAAGCGGATTGATTATTGGAGACTTTATCAAATAG
- a CDS encoding CHAT domain-containing tetratricopeptide repeat protein yields the protein MTPHLRYPLFLVILLILTIQAKAQTWNKLNDAFVDAFQSGRYKEAEQLGKKALAKSGQVYGMDHLNYATSAYYLGRAERQLGNNDVAEPLLIKASAIRLKKLGVLSKEYIEVYNSLGLLCRDEGRFREAGVILVKVLALNEKTLTSNSVITATSMDNLAGMYFSIGAYEKAEPLFESAVRVKINLLGDKDPHCAVSMNNLGMLFLEKGVFDKAERLFRQALAIYDQAYEPPCPPCATEWNNLGLLYSDRGNDLEAARYFVKALRIKKETSGDSTVSYATTLNNLAVVYQKEGLTAQADSLYQRALAIKLAKLGPQNPEYATGLDNLGAFYLSIKQYDKAAPDIEKGLEIRQTLFSGNNAELAESLNHLAMVAHHRGEFEKARADYQRAMSIRLATLGENHPSYIASLSNMAAVCLALKDSDQAEGYFRKANKTLIRQIKTYFPALSEKEKGLYLGTIDFHFDAFYSFAVARSRARPGLLAEMYDLQLLLKGLLFNTTSRLRVDILGSKNALLINNFREWESLREQLAKAYILGKTSPNYTDMQVDRLQQRIGQLEQYLQKNAAEFGGEFGAALDWSAIPAKLSGNSAAVELVRYTRYAGERTDSICYAALIVTSETKDHPQLVALDNGGQLDGQVLQRYTNSVERQGTARDIIPVKGMLVSQKDLDMLYGQFWAKLQAGLKGITKVYFSPDGAYNLINPNTLRNPQTGKFVFDELDIRLLTSSADLLKRPGSRLPGTPGKAILFGNPAYGMNAFKAGDTPRVVIEDLPGTQTEVSHLNEILVAAHWQPETFVAEKASEQAVKRIRHPGVLHLATHGFYLGDTTQDKRSRYADNPMLYTGLLFAGAARTLNAGSDIADSTREDGVLTGFEAENLDLRQTALVVLSACETGQGDLIRNGEGTYSLERAFKTAGAGAVLYSMWRVNDDVTQKLMAHFYTYWLGGDEMHTALRRAQADIRSAFPDPYYWGAFVLSASP from the coding sequence ATGACGCCACATTTAAGATATCCGTTATTCCTTGTTATCCTGCTGATATTGACCATACAGGCAAAGGCACAGACATGGAATAAATTGAATGATGCGTTTGTCGATGCCTTTCAGTCAGGCCGGTACAAAGAAGCAGAACAGCTCGGCAAAAAGGCCTTGGCAAAATCGGGGCAGGTTTACGGGATGGATCATCTGAATTATGCGACTTCTGCCTATTATCTGGGGCGGGCTGAACGGCAATTGGGAAACAATGACGTCGCAGAGCCCTTATTGATAAAGGCATCGGCCATCCGGTTGAAAAAACTGGGCGTATTGTCAAAGGAATATATTGAGGTTTACAACAGCCTGGGTTTACTGTGCAGGGACGAAGGGCGTTTCCGCGAAGCCGGTGTCATCCTAGTCAAAGTGCTTGCCCTCAATGAAAAGACGCTGACCAGCAATAGTGTGATCACGGCCACTTCGATGGATAATTTGGCGGGCATGTACTTTTCAATAGGTGCGTATGAAAAAGCCGAGCCGCTTTTCGAGTCGGCTGTCAGGGTCAAGATCAACCTGTTGGGAGATAAGGATCCGCATTGTGCGGTTTCTATGAACAACCTAGGCATGTTGTTTTTAGAAAAGGGTGTTTTTGATAAAGCCGAACGTTTGTTCAGGCAGGCGCTGGCCATTTATGACCAGGCTTATGAACCTCCTTGCCCGCCCTGTGCCACCGAATGGAATAATCTTGGCTTATTATATAGCGACCGCGGCAATGATCTCGAAGCAGCCCGTTATTTCGTTAAGGCTTTGCGTATTAAAAAAGAAACCAGCGGGGATTCTACGGTGAGCTACGCCACGACCTTAAATAACCTCGCGGTTGTTTATCAGAAAGAGGGGCTGACCGCCCAGGCCGACAGCTTGTATCAGCGCGCCCTGGCCATCAAACTGGCTAAGCTGGGTCCGCAAAATCCGGAATACGCTACCGGTCTGGATAACCTGGGGGCATTTTACCTATCGATTAAGCAATACGACAAGGCTGCGCCGGATATTGAAAAGGGGCTGGAAATCCGGCAAACTTTATTCAGCGGGAACAATGCGGAGCTTGCGGAGTCACTGAACCACCTGGCCATGGTAGCACATCACCGGGGTGAATTCGAAAAGGCGCGAGCGGATTATCAGCGGGCGATGAGCATCCGGCTAGCTACGCTGGGAGAAAACCATCCTTCCTATATTGCATCTTTAAGTAATATGGCGGCTGTTTGCCTGGCCCTGAAAGATTCTGACCAGGCGGAAGGCTATTTTCGCAAGGCCAATAAAACCCTGATACGGCAGATCAAAACTTATTTCCCGGCCTTAAGTGAGAAGGAAAAGGGGCTCTATTTAGGCACGATAGACTTTCATTTCGATGCTTTTTATTCTTTCGCTGTTGCGCGCAGCCGTGCCCGGCCGGGGCTGCTGGCTGAAATGTATGACCTTCAATTATTACTTAAAGGTTTGCTGTTTAATACAACATCAAGGTTGAGGGTAGATATCTTAGGGAGCAAGAATGCCCTGTTGATCAATAACTTCAGGGAATGGGAATCGCTGCGGGAACAATTGGCTAAAGCCTATATTCTTGGCAAAACATCCCCGAATTATACGGACATGCAGGTCGACCGGCTGCAACAGCGTATCGGGCAACTTGAACAATACCTGCAAAAGAATGCGGCGGAATTTGGAGGCGAGTTCGGTGCCGCTCTTGACTGGTCTGCGATCCCGGCAAAACTATCCGGGAACTCCGCAGCGGTGGAATTGGTGCGTTATACCCGTTATGCCGGAGAGCGTACGGATAGCATTTGTTATGCGGCATTGATTGTTACTTCCGAAACCAAAGACCACCCCCAACTGGTGGCCCTGGACAATGGGGGACAACTGGATGGCCAGGTATTGCAGCGCTACACAAATTCTGTGGAGCGCCAGGGTACAGCTCGTGATATTATACCCGTAAAAGGTATGTTGGTCAGTCAAAAAGACCTGGATATGCTGTACGGGCAGTTCTGGGCCAAATTGCAGGCGGGGCTGAAAGGGATAACGAAGGTTTACTTTTCTCCAGATGGTGCTTATAACCTGATCAATCCTAATACGCTGCGCAACCCTCAAACCGGCAAATTTGTTTTTGACGAATTGGATATCCGTCTGCTGACCAGCAGCGCGGATCTGCTGAAAAGGCCGGGTTCGAGATTGCCCGGCACTCCGGGTAAGGCCATATTGTTCGGTAACCCTGCCTACGGGATGAATGCGTTTAAAGCCGGGGATACGCCACGGGTCGTTATTGAAGATCTGCCGGGGACTCAAACGGAAGTAAGCCATTTAAACGAGATTCTGGTTGCGGCTCACTGGCAGCCTGAAACATTTGTTGCTGAAAAAGCCAGTGAACAAGCGGTCAAGCGGATCCGCCATCCGGGAGTTTTACACCTGGCAACGCATGGTTTTTACCTCGGCGATACCACCCAGGACAAAAGAAGCCGTTATGCCGATAACCCGATGCTCTATACCGGTCTTTTATTCGCCGGAGCTGCCCGTACGCTCAACGCTGGTTCCGATATTGCGGACAGCACCCGGGAAGATGGCGTGCTAACCGGGTTTGAAGCGGAGAACCTGGATTTAAGGCAAACGGCGCTGGTTGTGCTTTCCGCCTGCGAGACGGGTCAGGGCGACCTGATCAGAAATGGCGAGGGAACTTACAGTCTGGAAAGAGCTTTTAAGACCGCGGGCGCGGGAGCTGTTTTATATAGTATGTGGCGGGTCAACGATGATGTCACCCAAAAGCTGATGGCTCATTTTTACACCTACTGGCTTGGCGGCGATGAAATGCATACCGCGTTGCGCCGGGCACAGGCTGACATCCGGTCAGCATTTCCCGACCCTTATTATTGGGGCGCATTTGTTTTGTCAGCCAGTCCGTAA
- a CDS encoding caspase family protein has translation MSHYHFKQACFVFCTLWFLPLAGGYTKGFDFQPPVTHKYALLAGINRYSNLLDADQLQGCVNDITLMRDFLVQQKGFDTKNIIFLPDDQANKRGIARAFQKLISLVKPGDMVVIDFSCHGSQVPDETNKESDYLDETLIPSDYVNTYDMAKETSILDSDMDGWLNAITKVTSNLTVILDACHSAGATRFLSVKTNRLRPRFIPAILSHQDSLRMTGTRLFVNSRRSFPYVLLSGCQSDELSHEYIDNGTVYGAFTFFLIKELKKADGAVLWPDVIENVKNDVRTHIDDQTPQLLGDHQNSRIFGETAPSVPSFVYVTPLSGQMVELSEGRATGMEIGSVFNVYPPGTLDPGAVKPVAQVEIMSTEAFKSKAKILNGMVSVRNSKAREVEHDYQSVMNIAFQGNWNSAVLAGLKKSLLADKSVEEGRDKADLILLTVKDSVQLYLPGKAGRALSGYIITDLSIHDILNTQLALWKKWVAVLKIENPASQVRFTVAMSKSRDLDLSKRLGHPDYEFKNGENINLLINNTSADTLYFNLLDLKDNGGIDNFSLGMLLGQAANDPVMPGTSVNVPLAMTVRAGQPSSLDVLKIYGTTRDLKLNLLNQAALSGPTGSLAKLMDRDVGKAAKVRLDDWNVLSRIVLITR, from the coding sequence ATGTCACATTATCACTTTAAACAGGCTTGTTTCGTTTTTTGCACACTCTGGTTTTTACCTTTAGCGGGCGGGTACACTAAAGGTTTTGATTTTCAGCCCCCAGTTACCCATAAATATGCTTTGCTCGCCGGTATTAACCGCTATTCAAACTTGCTGGACGCTGATCAGCTCCAAGGATGTGTCAATGATATTACGCTGATGCGCGATTTTTTGGTACAGCAAAAGGGCTTTGATACGAAAAATATCATTTTTCTTCCGGATGACCAGGCAAATAAGAGGGGCATTGCCAGGGCATTTCAGAAACTCATCAGCCTGGTGAAACCTGGTGATATGGTAGTTATAGACTTTAGCTGTCACGGCTCCCAGGTGCCGGATGAGACGAACAAAGAATCGGATTATCTGGATGAAACACTGATCCCATCCGATTATGTGAATACCTACGACATGGCCAAGGAGACCTCCATACTCGACAGCGACATGGATGGGTGGCTGAATGCTATTACGAAGGTAACGTCAAACCTGACTGTTATCCTGGATGCCTGTCATTCGGCAGGAGCTACCCGCTTCCTGAGTGTCAAAACCAATAGGCTCAGACCCCGCTTTATTCCCGCGATCCTGTCGCATCAAGACAGCTTGCGAATGACTGGCACCAGACTGTTTGTTAATTCCAGGAGGTCTTTTCCCTATGTGCTGCTTTCCGGGTGCCAATCTGACGAATTATCGCATGAATATATTGATAACGGGACAGTATACGGGGCTTTTACCTTTTTCCTGATTAAAGAACTCAAGAAAGCTGATGGTGCTGTTTTATGGCCGGATGTCATAGAAAATGTCAAAAATGACGTACGGACTCATATCGATGACCAGACGCCCCAGTTATTGGGCGATCACCAAAATTCCCGGATATTCGGGGAAACGGCTCCTTCGGTCCCCTCGTTTGTTTACGTTACGCCACTAAGCGGTCAAATGGTGGAACTTTCTGAGGGACGCGCCACAGGAATGGAAATCGGATCGGTATTTAATGTCTATCCGCCTGGAACGCTGGACCCCGGTGCGGTTAAACCCGTTGCCCAGGTGGAAATTATGTCAACGGAGGCCTTCAAATCAAAGGCAAAGATCCTGAACGGTATGGTCAGCGTCAGAAACTCCAAGGCACGGGAGGTGGAACACGATTACCAAAGTGTAATGAACATTGCTTTCCAGGGAAACTGGAACAGTGCTGTTTTGGCAGGTTTGAAAAAATCCTTGCTGGCGGATAAATCCGTAGAGGAAGGGAGAGATAAGGCAGACCTCATCCTCCTTACGGTCAAAGATAGCGTTCAACTGTATTTACCCGGTAAAGCTGGCAGGGCGTTGTCCGGGTATATCATTACCGATCTTTCAATTCACGATATCCTAAATACCCAGCTGGCGCTTTGGAAAAAATGGGTTGCTGTGCTCAAGATAGAGAACCCGGCCAGCCAGGTCAGGTTTACGGTGGCGATGAGCAAAAGCCGTGATCTGGACCTAAGCAAACGTCTCGGCCATCCGGACTATGAATTTAAAAACGGGGAAAACATCAATTTACTGATCAACAATACTTCGGCAGATACCCTTTATTTTAACCTGTTAGACCTGAAAGACAATGGCGGCATTGACAACTTCAGCCTCGGTATGTTACTGGGGCAAGCGGCAAATGACCCGGTTATGCCGGGAACGTCGGTCAATGTGCCGTTAGCGATGACCGTCCGAGCAGGGCAGCCTTCATCCCTTGACGTGTTGAAAATATATGGGACCACCCGTGACCTCAAACTCAACCTGTTGAATCAGGCGGCACTTTCCGGACCAACGGGCAGCCTTGCTAAATTGATGGACAGAGATGTCGGCAAGGCAGCGAAGGTCCGGCTGGACGACTGGAATGTGTTGTCCCGTATTGTATTAATTACCCGCTGA
- a CDS encoding site-specific integrase, which translates to MKHLIRVRKMTNLAIKLEWMANDPFKNYKIRHQKVEKDFLTQFELDKLEKKSFDIERLTIVKDLFVFCYYTGLAYVDVMKLTTDHIVKGIDGEDWIKTVRQKTNIPVNTPVLPRAKRIMEKYLNHYRSAKLDTIFPVFSNQKVNSYLKEIADQCSIKKTLTFHIARHTFATTVTLSNGVPIETVSKMLGHTKIATTQIYARVLEKKISEDMLNLKLKLT; encoded by the coding sequence ATGAAACACCTGATCCGTGTAAGGAAAATGACCAACCTGGCGATTAAATTGGAGTGGATGGCTAATGACCCTTTTAAAAATTATAAGATAAGGCACCAAAAAGTTGAAAAGGATTTTCTCACACAGTTTGAATTAGATAAGCTTGAAAAGAAAAGCTTTGATATTGAGCGCCTGACCATTGTTAAAGACCTGTTTGTTTTTTGCTATTACACCGGGCTTGCTTATGTAGATGTGATGAAACTAACCACTGATCATATCGTCAAGGGAATAGATGGCGAAGACTGGATCAAAACCGTTCGGCAAAAAACAAATATCCCCGTGAATACACCAGTACTTCCGCGGGCTAAAAGGATTATGGAAAAATACCTTAATCATTACAGGTCTGCAAAACTAGATACCATTTTCCCGGTTTTCTCCAACCAAAAGGTTAACAGCTACCTTAAAGAGATAGCCGACCAGTGCAGCATTAAAAAAACATTGACCTTTCATATCGCCCGGCATACTTTTGCGACTACAGTAACTTTGTCAAACGGTGTACCCATCGAAACAGTAAGCAAGATGCTCGGCCATACCAAGATTGCGACAACGCAGATTTATGCAAGGGTATTGGAAAAGAAGATCAGCGAGGATATGCTAAACCTTAAACTAAAGTTAACCTAA
- a CDS encoding phage integrase SAM-like domain-containing protein, whose translation MKTVNTFGIQFIIRGDKLKNGKAPIYARITVKGEIIHFALKQWIDPEQWDPQRGAGKRNKEANRKINDGLEQVRMALGNCYQQLQLKGRLITPNAIKDAFFGTDNEEPNTLSRLVEYHNEQAKYELEQSTLKHYFVTQRYLTKFIENKYRKKNLLLHEINYKFVADFETFLRAHKTCRPSKAAAK comes from the coding sequence ATGAAGACGGTAAACACATTCGGAATCCAGTTTATTATCCGTGGGGATAAGCTAAAAAACGGCAAAGCGCCCATCTATGCACGAATTACAGTCAAAGGCGAGATCATCCATTTTGCTTTAAAACAATGGATTGACCCTGAACAATGGGACCCGCAGAGAGGTGCAGGGAAAAGAAATAAAGAAGCTAACCGTAAAATCAATGACGGGTTAGAACAAGTTAGGATGGCTTTGGGTAATTGCTACCAGCAGTTACAACTGAAAGGGCGTTTAATTACCCCTAATGCAATCAAGGATGCTTTTTTCGGTACCGATAACGAAGAACCTAACACATTAAGCCGCCTGGTAGAATACCATAACGAACAGGCCAAATATGAACTGGAACAGAGTACGCTTAAGCACTATTTCGTAACTCAGCGTTATTTAACCAAATTCATAGAAAATAAGTACCGTAAAAAGAATTTACTGCTACACGAGATCAATTATAAGTTTGTTGCCGACTTTGAAACATTCCTGCGGGCGCATAAAACCTGTAGACCATCAAAAGCCGCTGCAAAATAA